In the genome of Hyphobacterium sp. CCMP332, one region contains:
- a CDS encoding sulfotransferase has translation MQIGFQKCGTTSLYRWLRQHPALHFYNGKKDPQFFNREKDWKNKIDLYHSNFSDNSKLWSEASDQYSTFPEFRNTAKRLFEYNPDLKFVAVIRHPVDRSLSHYDFNKLRGGARGEDEEKVILNASKYITRSQYYLQLKQFRKYFPKDQIKIVLFDDFKTSPEKVLSSIFQFLDIEDISNSLNYNQSKSTVGEYHQKFKYKKLIASDGFKWLRKISPSGIRKSLKPVFYGKTDKKTTFSNQFKNVLWQLFEEDINSLEKEFDLDLSTWKNKYN, from the coding sequence ATGCAAATTGGATTCCAGAAATGCGGAACCACCTCCCTGTACCGGTGGTTAAGGCAACATCCGGCTTTGCATTTTTACAATGGAAAAAAAGATCCGCAATTTTTTAATCGCGAGAAAGACTGGAAAAATAAAATCGATCTTTATCATTCAAATTTTTCGGATAATTCAAAACTTTGGTCGGAAGCGTCGGATCAGTATAGCACCTTTCCCGAATTTAGAAATACAGCCAAACGCTTATTTGAATACAATCCTGATTTAAAATTTGTAGCGGTTATACGCCATCCTGTTGATCGAAGTCTCTCACACTATGATTTTAACAAATTAAGAGGTGGCGCAAGAGGTGAAGATGAAGAAAAAGTAATTTTAAATGCATCCAAATATATTACCAGAAGCCAATATTATTTACAGCTAAAACAATTCAGAAAGTATTTTCCAAAAGACCAGATCAAAATTGTGCTTTTTGATGATTTTAAAACCTCGCCGGAAAAAGTACTTTCATCCATATTCCAATTTCTGGATATTGAAGATATTTCCAATTCACTGAACTACAATCAAAGCAAATCCACCGTAGGCGAATACCATCAAAAATTTAAATACAAAAAGCTCATTGCCAGCGATGGATTTAAATGGCTGCGTAAAATATCCCCTTCGGGAATAAGGAAAAGTTTGAAACCAGTTTTTTATGGCAAAACCGATAAGAAAACAACTTTTTCCAATCAATTTAAAAATGTACTCTGGCAGTTATTTGAAGAGGATATAAACAGTCTGGAAAAAGAATTTGATCTGGACTTGTCGACCTGGAAAAATAAATACAATTAA
- a CDS encoding GNAT family N-acetyltransferase — MYRARKFIKNFKLGTHKEVFYEYDLKKPLSKPIISIEPEVRLAEIESFSEIKKIWNVSQSQFTKRIQSGNSVCFLTYVGPNPIAYHWLQLEGQHFVQKGNFNFEVEKNVSAIIYHTRVKKEYQGQGLNTYIMWYMLDYCLKKGLQKVWIYTAADNIAQRKSLEKLGFEFIKSVSSLVVGRKYYSIKSL; from the coding sequence ATGTACAGAGCTAGAAAATTTATAAAGAATTTTAAATTGGGTACGCATAAAGAAGTTTTTTATGAATACGATTTAAAGAAACCATTGAGTAAACCTATAATTTCTATTGAGCCCGAAGTACGTTTGGCCGAAATCGAAAGCTTCAGTGAGATAAAAAAAATATGGAATGTCAGTCAGTCTCAATTTACTAAACGGATTCAATCGGGAAATTCTGTTTGTTTTTTAACTTATGTTGGTCCTAATCCTATTGCATACCACTGGCTGCAACTCGAAGGTCAGCACTTTGTTCAAAAAGGTAATTTTAATTTTGAAGTTGAGAAAAATGTTTCTGCCATAATTTATCATACCAGGGTAAAAAAAGAGTATCAAGGACAGGGTTTAAATACTTATATAATGTGGTACATGCTGGATTATTGCTTGAAGAAAGGCTTGCAAAAAGTTTGGATTTATACAGCTGCAGATAATATTGCACAAAGAAAAAGCCTTGAAAAATTGGGATTTGAATTCATAAAGTCTGTATCGAGCTTAGTTGTGGGACGAAAATATTATTCGATCAAAAGTTTGTGA
- a CDS encoding T9SS type A sorting domain-containing protein, giving the protein MLIRYSTALFICLILFTLNASSQNVNVYVEDFETDGNNSRYTLSHQFYDFGISSYFGRGTLAQFTGLPSGITGLNGSYLVAAEDLDRSTSGPSDGVVTFTTRQIKVDSFSDLIFIFKLGARSANNYDFFAGSNRDWLDVDVRYDGGSWTRLMQFRNGPTASTNSQRMYRDNDLDNLGGEQAQDSILSETMQAFRDTTAVTGDTAEFRIRLRCNSSSEELFFDQIVVKGIPLNTPPSTLNRMLYQYMGYTTNNLQDNLYCTTNGSATSYEFEISGTGFTTQNIVNTTNKFNLTEVTGMTYNRTYNLRHRIITSGGPGVWSDAYYGLWTINVLTAQLPQVMAPQCGGNITLLSDQIDFERIGNATNYRLNVTGPSAFAATDTLNSTNNEFTLADLGATEAGDYDIQVSAFVDGSWQAFGSTCTVTLSSLTPQISLLSSDCGGIVTNKAQLFYTENVANAEYYEWRIRGDGDPIVQLIVQTNERKMRISDLFPTATYGEDYTLDVRYRVNSMNAPFGPNCDITLSAPTINIRKPTCGSTITDSLDRIWTFPVADASYEYSVYNTFFDTLITSSAPYLVFNQLDDSYDLSTINISVRPIITGETTTFGDTCTYTYTQARMAGGKRASEVLFGLNASENKVFPNPNSGHFSITGNLDEIEMVSIFDLRGKKLMAWNEADIASGLFVIEDFPNGQYILRIIKTDKSSSIHRLIKE; this is encoded by the coding sequence ATGTTAATTAGATACTCCACCGCCCTTTTTATCTGCCTTATACTTTTTACTCTGAATGCCTCGAGTCAAAATGTAAATGTTTACGTAGAAGATTTTGAAACCGATGGCAATAATTCCAGATATACGCTGAGTCATCAGTTTTACGATTTTGGAATTTCCTCATATTTTGGTAGAGGTACCTTGGCACAATTTACAGGATTGCCCTCTGGCATCACAGGTCTAAACGGATCTTATCTAGTTGCAGCTGAAGACCTTGACCGTTCCACAAGTGGCCCGAGCGATGGTGTGGTTACATTTACGACAAGACAGATAAAAGTGGATAGTTTTTCGGATTTAATTTTCATTTTTAAATTAGGTGCAAGGTCGGCCAATAATTATGATTTTTTTGCCGGGAGTAATCGGGATTGGCTTGACGTAGATGTGCGCTACGACGGGGGTTCCTGGACAAGATTAATGCAATTCAGAAACGGTCCAACAGCAAGTACCAATTCTCAAAGAATGTACAGGGACAATGACCTTGACAACCTCGGGGGAGAACAAGCGCAGGACTCCATTTTGAGTGAGACCATGCAAGCTTTTAGAGATACAACTGCAGTAACAGGCGATACGGCTGAGTTCAGAATACGTTTGCGATGTAATTCTTCGAGTGAAGAACTCTTCTTTGATCAAATTGTGGTGAAAGGGATTCCATTAAATACGCCTCCATCCACACTTAACAGAATGCTTTATCAATACATGGGTTATACTACTAATAATCTTCAGGATAATTTGTATTGTACTACAAATGGATCTGCGACCTCTTATGAATTTGAAATAAGTGGTACAGGATTTACCACCCAAAATATTGTTAATACCACCAATAAATTTAATCTGACCGAAGTAACGGGAATGACCTATAACCGTACCTATAATCTCCGACACCGCATAATTACAAGTGGAGGACCCGGAGTTTGGAGTGATGCTTATTACGGATTATGGACAATCAATGTTCTGACCGCGCAATTACCTCAGGTGATGGCCCCACAATGTGGAGGAAATATTACATTGCTCAGTGATCAGATAGATTTTGAACGCATCGGAAATGCCACCAATTACAGATTAAATGTGACAGGCCCCAGTGCTTTTGCAGCCACTGATACATTGAACAGTACAAATAATGAATTTACGCTGGCAGACCTGGGTGCCACTGAAGCAGGTGACTATGATATTCAGGTATCAGCATTTGTAGATGGATCATGGCAGGCTTTTGGTAGTACATGTACCGTAACGCTTTCATCACTAACACCTCAAATTAGCCTATTGAGCAGTGACTGCGGCGGCATTGTAACTAATAAGGCCCAATTGTTTTACACAGAAAATGTAGCCAATGCAGAATATTACGAATGGCGAATAAGAGGTGACGGGGATCCTATTGTTCAACTTATAGTTCAGACAAATGAACGTAAAATGAGAATAAGCGATTTATTCCCAACTGCAACCTATGGGGAGGATTACACCCTGGACGTGCGATACAGAGTAAACAGTATGAATGCTCCTTTTGGCCCGAATTGTGATATTACTTTATCTGCTCCAACCATTAATATACGCAAACCGACCTGTGGTTCCACCATCACTGATTCACTGGATAGGATATGGACTTTCCCGGTAGCGGATGCCAGCTATGAATACAGCGTTTACAATACCTTTTTTGATACACTAATTACATCTTCGGCTCCATACTTGGTCTTTAATCAATTGGATGACAGCTATGATTTGAGTACTATTAATATAAGTGTAAGGCCAATTATCACCGGTGAAACAACCACTTTTGGTGATACCTGTACCTATACCTATACTCAGGCTAGAATGGCCGGCGGAAAGAGGGCTTCAGAAGTATTGTTTGGTTTAAATGCATCTGAAAATAAGGTTTTCCCAAATCCAAACTCAGGACATTTTTCAATTACCGGCAATTTGGATGAAATTGAAATGGTTTCAATTTTTGATTTGCGTGGTAAAAAATTAATGGCCTGGAATGAAGCCGATATAGCTTCCGGATTATTTGTAATAGAGGATTTCCCTAATGGACAGTATATATTAAGAATTATCAAAACGGATAAATCTTCAAGTATACATAGGTTGATAAAGGAATAA
- a CDS encoding sulfotransferase domain-containing protein, which produces MAKVSFIIFGAQKCGTTSLAELLSTHSRISFSKIKEPAFFIRENWRDRLDEYDELFDKDDQKIRGEASTMYSFYPEFPDTPNNIFEYNPKIKLIYIIKDPVKRIESHFAHRQVRGREKTSIDEAIRQNRAYIEISKYHMQIERYLKYFSADQIKVVQFEKLIENFRAEILTLCHFLEIDGREFDNINNLPKTNQSLNHSYLTDRGRMVLNNPIIKIMPYRIRQTLKSMFSESIAQKQKMNNETEAYIRNELKDDLEKLENFSGFDLSKWKKPQQLMPN; this is translated from the coding sequence ATGGCTAAAGTCAGTTTCATTATTTTCGGAGCTCAAAAATGCGGAACAACCAGTTTAGCAGAATTACTTTCTACTCATTCCCGGATCTCTTTCTCGAAAATCAAAGAACCCGCTTTTTTTATTCGGGAAAATTGGCGCGACAGACTTGATGAATACGATGAATTGTTTGATAAAGACGATCAAAAAATCAGGGGAGAAGCTTCTACCATGTATTCCTTTTACCCGGAGTTTCCCGATACACCCAACAATATTTTTGAATATAACCCCAAAATCAAACTCATTTATATAATAAAAGACCCCGTAAAAAGAATTGAATCGCATTTTGCACATAGGCAGGTGAGAGGAAGGGAAAAAACATCTATAGATGAAGCAATTAGACAAAACCGCGCCTATATCGAAATCAGCAAATATCATATGCAAATTGAGCGATACCTGAAGTATTTTTCAGCCGATCAGATTAAAGTCGTTCAATTTGAAAAGCTGATTGAAAATTTCAGAGCTGAAATTTTAACCTTGTGCCATTTCCTTGAAATCGACGGCAGGGAATTTGATAATATAAACAATCTGCCCAAAACCAATCAATCATTGAATCATTCCTATCTAACGGATAGAGGAAGAATGGTGCTGAATAATCCCATTATAAAAATAATGCCATATAGAATCCGGCAAACACTTAAAAGTATGTTTTCAGAATCGATCGCGCAAAAACAAAAAATGAACAATGAAACAGAGGCCTATATTCGCAATGAACTAAAAGATGATCTTGAAAAACTTGAAAATTTTAGCGGTTTTGATTTGAGCAAGTGGAAAAAACCGCAACAATTAATGCCTAATTAA
- the asnB gene encoding asparagine synthase (glutamine-hydrolyzing), translating into MCGILGYHSKNGTLDIEEFKQSLHKLFHRGPDASGIYNSKNLHLGHRRLSIIDVKDGTQPMISEDGRYVLIFNGEIYNYKEIARKLKLNNLKTKSDTEVLLEALKIDGTKSLNYLRGMFSFAFYDKAQDSIIIARDHFGIKPLHYFHENESFAFSSEINALKSLGNTNLTLDLNALDLYLKLNYIPAPFTIYNEIRKLKPGHYLTYNLNTNSLKEHQYYNFEFNPDFNTKFEDLSEAFEDELRDSVIHHTYSDVPYGAFLSGGIDSTIITKYMSEYLGKGVKSFTIEFEDEYSELGYAKKASETFGLDHYQFQVKAESVGIIDSIIDHSGEPFGDSSVLPTYYLSKMASNEVKMVLSGDGADEFLGGYNSYFNWLQKLNNQNKNFSSHAHLLISRIKNRSKDLQRTYENWLKLTPGLNNVIRNRLWKNCLKISPKKNANYLKSIFDSGNQLSDLQQVQNMDIKLLLQGNMLPKVDIASMMNSLEVRTPFVDVKLANFISKLPPEFYFEYQNNGFKGKLPLQNILLKTFSKDFVERPKHGFTVPLTKWIKEDKEFIEILSHYFKSENSSLLKFFNQSGLEDIYNSNKKNHIWSLIILGKWLDKNES; encoded by the coding sequence ATGTGTGGAATACTAGGATATCACAGCAAAAACGGAACACTTGATATTGAGGAATTTAAACAGTCATTACATAAATTATTTCACAGAGGTCCTGACGCAAGTGGTATTTACAATAGCAAAAATTTGCATTTAGGCCACAGAAGATTATCAATAATTGATGTAAAAGATGGGACTCAACCAATGATAAGTGAGGATGGAAGATATGTTTTAATATTCAACGGTGAGATTTACAACTATAAAGAAATTGCTCGAAAATTAAAGTTGAATAATCTTAAAACTAAATCAGATACTGAAGTCCTTTTGGAAGCTTTAAAAATCGATGGTACAAAAAGCCTGAATTACCTTAGAGGGATGTTTTCCTTTGCATTTTATGATAAAGCACAAGATTCGATAATAATTGCCAGGGATCATTTTGGCATTAAGCCATTGCATTATTTTCACGAAAACGAATCCTTCGCCTTTTCTTCAGAAATTAATGCTTTAAAGTCATTAGGGAATACAAATTTGACCCTGGATTTAAATGCGCTTGATCTTTATCTAAAATTAAACTATATCCCTGCACCCTTTACTATTTATAACGAAATCAGAAAGCTTAAACCGGGCCATTATTTAACATATAACTTAAATACCAATAGTCTCAAAGAACACCAATACTACAATTTTGAATTTAATCCTGATTTTAATACAAAGTTTGAAGATCTTTCTGAGGCTTTTGAAGATGAACTCAGAGATTCTGTAATTCATCATACTTATTCTGATGTGCCATATGGCGCCTTTCTTTCCGGAGGAATTGATTCCACCATTATTACCAAATACATGAGTGAATACCTTGGAAAAGGTGTTAAATCTTTTACCATTGAATTTGAAGATGAGTATTCTGAACTTGGCTATGCAAAAAAAGCATCAGAAACATTTGGTCTGGATCATTATCAATTTCAAGTTAAGGCGGAATCAGTAGGTATAATTGATTCCATAATAGATCATTCGGGCGAGCCTTTTGGTGATAGCTCAGTCTTACCAACTTATTACCTTAGTAAAATGGCATCAAATGAAGTTAAAATGGTGCTTTCAGGTGATGGTGCAGATGAATTCCTGGGAGGATACAACTCCTATTTTAACTGGTTACAGAAATTAAACAATCAAAATAAGAATTTCAGTTCACATGCTCATTTACTAATCTCAAGGATTAAAAATAGGAGTAAAGACCTTCAGAGAACCTATGAGAATTGGTTAAAACTTACTCCCGGTTTAAATAATGTCATTCGAAATAGATTATGGAAAAACTGTTTAAAAATAAGCCCAAAAAAAAATGCAAATTACTTAAAATCAATTTTTGATTCCGGCAATCAATTATCTGATCTTCAACAAGTTCAGAACATGGATATCAAATTACTTTTACAAGGAAACATGTTGCCTAAAGTTGACATAGCTTCTATGATGAATTCCTTGGAAGTGAGAACACCATTTGTTGATGTTAAATTGGCAAATTTTATTTCCAAGCTTCCTCCTGAGTTTTACTTTGAATATCAAAATAATGGCTTTAAAGGCAAATTACCTCTTCAAAATATTTTACTAAAAACCTTTTCTAAAGATTTTGTTGAGAGGCCAAAACATGGCTTTACTGTTCCACTAACAAAATGGATTAAGGAGGATAAAGAGTTTATTGAGATTTTAAGTCACTATTTTAAATCTGAAAACAGCAGTTTACTTAAGTTCTTTAACCAAAGCGGTTTAGAGGATATTTATAATTCCAATAAGAAAAACCATATATGGTCATTAATTATTCTAGGAAAGTGGCTTGATAAAAATGAAAGCTAA
- a CDS encoding GNAT family N-acetyltransferase encodes MGIVKTIRGNNYNIHSQKEWFKIYNKNFSINTKNIVNLGKENSEFQFEIREQVRYRLFNEKHLFPLGHGPNDFVLFPLLNEGYKEFANSCKDHLLSIIDKWDFLHLYYVPESSSGWFEFKSSMEEAGFQVSIRRHRHFYFVDTTADWDSYYNDFLHKSLRDVRGRFNRLKKANLSYKVVEQHENIKDHLEKLLTIYDQRRQSTGQQNAFSRNAHRKMLEEVVEVYEKKGWIQLSYLLGSDDKIWAYQLDFLKDGIQYHYTPAFDENYKFYSPSKILLFETLKSAFHNPKIIQFNFMRGESPYKTQYAREKEDYIFMDIENRNSKNLKRIKKFKKVVDLKNKLLSRHN; translated from the coding sequence TTGGGGATAGTAAAGACAATCAGGGGTAATAATTACAATATTCACTCCCAAAAAGAATGGTTTAAAATCTACAACAAGAATTTTAGTATCAACACTAAAAATATTGTTAATCTGGGAAAAGAAAATTCAGAATTTCAATTTGAAATTAGGGAACAAGTCCGATATCGATTATTTAATGAAAAGCATCTCTTCCCACTAGGTCACGGCCCCAATGATTTTGTATTATTTCCATTATTAAATGAAGGCTACAAGGAATTTGCTAATTCCTGTAAAGATCACCTTTTAAGCATTATAGATAAATGGGATTTCTTGCATTTGTATTATGTCCCTGAATCATCTTCGGGCTGGTTTGAATTTAAATCATCTATGGAAGAGGCTGGATTTCAGGTTTCCATTCGTAGACATCGACATTTCTATTTTGTTGATACGACAGCAGATTGGGATAGCTATTATAATGATTTTCTTCACAAAAGTCTAAGGGATGTTAGAGGTAGGTTTAATCGATTGAAGAAAGCTAATTTAAGCTATAAAGTGGTTGAACAACACGAAAATATAAAAGATCATCTTGAAAAGCTATTAACAATTTATGATCAACGAAGACAAAGCACTGGTCAGCAAAATGCATTTTCAAGAAATGCCCATAGAAAAATGCTTGAGGAGGTAGTAGAGGTTTATGAAAAAAAGGGATGGATTCAATTGTCGTATCTTTTAGGTAGTGATGATAAAATATGGGCTTATCAATTGGATTTTCTGAAAGATGGTATTCAGTATCATTATACCCCGGCCTTTGACGAAAATTATAAGTTTTATTCACCAAGTAAAATACTGTTATTCGAAACCCTTAAATCTGCTTTTCACAATCCTAAAATCATTCAGTTTAATTTCATGAGAGGGGAATCACCTTATAAAACCCAATATGCCAGAGAAAAAGAAGATTATATTTTTATGGATATTGAAAACAGAAACTCTAAAAATTTGAAGCGAATAAAAAAATTTAAGAAAGTAGTCGATTTAAAGAATAAGTTATTATCAAGACACAATTAA
- a CDS encoding glycosyltransferase family 4 protein, with protein sequence MKNKQSENKILIFSSIWPTATHPYISFLFHGLKLKYPNLEFFLFKKGERRLAKDLIGNEELKKIEQSIFLRFNFTKNPLAYIIPVFYLLVKFRRSLLVLKLCLKNNYTFYQSIGQLIYYHKLLSRKYDLVYFNSLQVARHICIEAFFKETKVICSSRGQDFDFEPDSFRKVLQNCDQLHVLGEYLKNKAVAQGYDSKNISIIQPASLPVDLKDKYKEVNPEKSEITLITSSRLYWTKGHIYVLRALSILKYNRPELNFKYIIVGDGPEMEFLKFEAKRLQINDKLEFCGWKNQNEVNQLVMNADIYVLLSIEEGFNNSVTQAQMLGKACIVSNAGGLPENVKNEYSGLVIEKYSPEGFAEALLNLIDKDLLDNFSENAKSNVAGRSLRHQLNEFENMFEKVLS encoded by the coding sequence TTGAAAAACAAACAATCTGAGAATAAAATCCTCATTTTTTCAAGCATTTGGCCAACGGCTACGCATCCTTACATTAGTTTTTTATTCCACGGTTTAAAACTAAAATATCCCAATTTGGAATTCTTTTTATTCAAAAAAGGAGAAAGAAGACTGGCCAAAGATCTAATTGGAAATGAGGAATTGAAGAAAATAGAACAAAGCATTTTTTTGCGTTTCAATTTTACTAAAAATCCATTAGCCTATATAATTCCCGTTTTTTATTTACTAGTTAAATTCAGGCGATCTTTGCTGGTTCTAAAACTCTGTTTGAAAAACAACTATACTTTTTATCAGTCCATAGGCCAACTGATTTATTATCATAAACTTTTGAGCCGGAAATACGATCTGGTATATTTTAATTCACTTCAAGTGGCCAGACATATCTGCATTGAGGCTTTTTTTAAGGAAACCAAAGTGATTTGTAGTTCACGAGGCCAGGACTTTGATTTCGAGCCCGATTCTTTTAGAAAAGTTCTCCAAAATTGTGATCAGCTACATGTACTGGGAGAATATTTAAAAAATAAGGCTGTAGCGCAAGGTTATGACAGCAAAAATATAAGCATAATTCAACCTGCTTCACTTCCGGTAGACCTTAAGGACAAATATAAAGAAGTGAACCCTGAAAAATCAGAAATCACACTTATAACAAGCTCCCGCTTATATTGGACCAAGGGTCATATTTATGTGCTGAGAGCCTTGTCAATTCTTAAATACAATCGTCCGGAATTAAATTTCAAATACATTATTGTAGGCGACGGTCCGGAAATGGAGTTTTTAAAATTTGAGGCCAAAAGACTTCAAATCAATGATAAGCTTGAATTCTGTGGTTGGAAAAATCAAAATGAAGTCAATCAATTGGTGATGAATGCGGATATCTATGTACTGCTGAGTATAGAAGAAGGTTTTAATAATTCTGTTACCCAGGCCCAGATGCTTGGAAAAGCTTGTATTGTGTCAAATGCCGGTGGATTGCCTGAAAATGTAAAAAATGAATATTCGGGATTAGTAATAGAAAAATATAGCCCCGAAGGATTTGCAGAAGCCCTTTTGAACTTAATTGACAAGGATTTGTTGGATAATTTTAGTGAAAATGCTAAAAGCAATGTTGCCGGGCGTAGTCTTAGGCACCAATTAAATGAGTTTGAAAACATGTTTGAGAAAGTACTGTCCTGA
- a CDS encoding glycosyltransferase family 4 protein, translating into MKYKLTIIFDQFAHPNQPFWHQLYLRLIQLAGFEIKIFTKKKHCTPIGQLFLLRQKSGIRRFLNLPFYFISGLKNKIDLKNYLNFPDLAEDQNSVVHILNSQQYPAISLFLKDKKKIFSFRGYETLVRPAKDPEWKAELQNIYGEAKLLHFVSDYIKTKAIEGFNAPEDKCKVIRRSVDIEFFNPGKRNYALSPVIRICTIGRLTWQKDYLTALKAIRDLKDNGNDIEYFIAGEGEMENEIRSQIATFDLDSRVNFMGNLNRKSVKELLAYSDIYIQSSVNEALPNSILEASAMAMPIVSTNVGGIPEAIIHEKTGLLVDKKDYENMAKCIQNLIEDKNLRIEIGKGARKLMIEKFHPDLELKYWVDTYKELIEN; encoded by the coding sequence GTGAAATACAAACTGACCATAATATTTGACCAGTTTGCCCATCCTAATCAACCATTTTGGCATCAACTGTATTTGCGTTTGATACAATTGGCCGGTTTTGAGATAAAGATTTTCACCAAAAAAAAGCACTGTACACCAATAGGTCAATTGTTTCTATTAAGGCAAAAATCCGGAATTAGACGTTTTTTGAATTTACCCTTTTATTTTATTTCAGGCCTAAAAAATAAAATCGATTTAAAAAATTATCTTAATTTTCCAGACCTGGCAGAAGATCAGAATTCTGTGGTTCATATTTTAAACTCACAACAGTATCCTGCCATTTCCCTTTTTCTAAAAGACAAGAAAAAAATATTTTCCTTTCGTGGATACGAGACATTGGTCAGGCCGGCCAAAGACCCGGAATGGAAAGCTGAACTTCAAAATATTTATGGCGAGGCAAAACTACTTCATTTTGTGAGCGATTACATTAAAACCAAAGCCATTGAGGGTTTTAATGCACCGGAAGATAAATGCAAAGTAATCCGGCGTTCTGTGGATATAGAATTTTTTAATCCAGGCAAAAGAAATTACGCCTTGTCTCCAGTCATCAGGATTTGTACCATAGGAAGACTTACCTGGCAAAAAGATTATTTAACGGCATTGAAAGCTATTAGAGATTTAAAAGATAACGGAAATGATATTGAATATTTTATTGCCGGAGAGGGTGAAATGGAAAATGAAATCAGGAGTCAAATAGCTACATTTGATTTGGATAGCCGTGTTAATTTTATGGGTAATCTGAACCGAAAATCAGTAAAAGAGCTTTTGGCTTATTCTGATATTTATATTCAATCCTCAGTAAATGAAGCCTTACCCAATTCAATACTCGAAGCATCAGCCATGGCGATGCCAATTGTAAGTACCAATGTTGGTGGGATTCCCGAAGCAATTATTCACGAGAAAACCGGTTTATTGGTCGATAAAAAAGATTATGAAAATATGGCCAAATGCATCCAAAATCTGATCGAGGATAAAAATTTAAGAATAGAAATTGGAAAAGGGGCCAGAAAACTAATGATTGAGAAGTTTCATCCCGATTTGGAATTAAAATATTGGGTAGATACGTATAAAGAATTAATTGAAAACTAA
- a CDS encoding glycosyltransferase family 4 protein gives MKTKKKLLAILNTPPGEPFIINHLNAVSENISEIKLRIAYGSTSENGKIKSPLNRKVNAFAIPNFDRLSTLKKASFVFKYPFKKRSQIKKFAVEQFFKRQKADIIHFHFAGTAIKWYNFLPSNTKFTFSIRGSDINVMPFTNSTYLEKLKSVAEKAMRIHVVNEELADRFNALLPGFEAKIKCIPTLVSSEFFDISNMPLDKYIIAIGRLHWIKGHRDLLLACHLLKKKIPNFNLEIIGEGDERQVLEYMIRDLGLTENVKLTGNLSADEIRDSLSRAAFLIQSSLDEGFPNSIAEAMAAGVPVISTKCGGIENVLNSENAFLSDPGKPGELAKNMELAIKHQFDRENWVNINKQKARENFSKQSHCDQFSEFWNLNG, from the coding sequence TTGAAAACTAAAAAAAAGTTACTTGCAATTTTAAATACGCCTCCCGGCGAGCCTTTTATCATTAATCATCTCAATGCAGTTTCGGAAAACATTTCAGAAATTAAACTACGCATAGCCTATGGCTCTACTTCAGAAAACGGAAAAATCAAGAGTCCCTTAAACCGCAAAGTCAATGCTTTCGCGATTCCTAATTTTGACAGACTCAGCACACTTAAAAAAGCATCCTTTGTATTTAAATATCCATTTAAAAAAAGATCTCAGATAAAGAAATTTGCTGTTGAACAGTTTTTTAAAAGACAGAAGGCCGATATTATTCATTTTCATTTTGCCGGCACGGCAATTAAATGGTATAACTTTTTACCGTCGAATACCAAATTCACATTTAGCATTAGGGGTTCGGATATAAATGTTATGCCTTTCACTAATAGCACGTATCTTGAAAAACTTAAAAGTGTGGCGGAAAAGGCAATGCGAATACACGTTGTTAATGAAGAACTAGCCGATCGTTTTAATGCTTTGTTACCAGGGTTTGAAGCTAAAATTAAATGCATTCCTACGCTGGTCTCATCAGAATTTTTTGACATATCCAATATGCCGCTAGACAAATATATTATAGCTATCGGGAGACTTCACTGGATCAAAGGCCATAGGGATCTATTACTGGCCTGTCATTTGCTCAAAAAAAAAATCCCCAATTTCAATCTTGAAATAATTGGTGAAGGCGATGAAAGGCAAGTACTTGAATACATGATTCGGGATCTTGGACTAACAGAAAATGTAAAACTAACAGGAAATCTGAGTGCCGATGAGATCAGGGATAGTTTGAGTCGCGCTGCTTTTCTGATACAGTCTAGTCTGGATGAGGGTTTTCCAAACTCAATAGCAGAGGCCATGGCTGCCGGAGTACCTGTAATAAGCACAAAATGCGGAGGCATAGAAAATGTTTTAAATAGCGAAAATGCCTTTCTTTCTGATCCCGGGAAACCAGGGGAACTGGCAAAAAACATGGAACTGGCAATAAAACATCAATTTGACAGGGAAAATTGGGTAAACATAAATAAGCAAAAAGCCAGAGAAAATTTTTCAAAACAATCGCATTGCGATCAATTTTCGGAATTCTGGAATTTGAATGGCTAA